One Anatilimnocola floriformis genomic window, AATCATTCAGCGAAAATATCCGCAGCCCGCGCAAGCCGCTTTTGGCCGCATGGCAGCGACGGCGATCGGTTTTGATTTCAACCGGGGCCGTCTCGATGTAACGCACCACCCCTTTTGCACGGAACTCGGTCCGAACGACTGCCGCATTCTCACTCGCTACGACGAGAACTTTTTCAACGGCGCGTTCTTTGGCACGCTGCACGAAGCCGGCCACGGAATTTACGATCAGGGCCTGCGTACGGAACACTTCGGCACACCGGCCGGGCAATACGTTTCGCTCGGCATTCACGAGTCGCAGTCGCGGATGTGGGAAAACCTGGTTGCCCGCAGCGAAGCCTTCTGGCAACACTTCTTTCCGCAGTGGCAGCAGCAATTTCCCGAGGCCGCCAGTGGCGTGACCCCGGCGCAGCTCTTCGCCGCGGTCAATCACGTGCAGCCGTCGCTCATTCGCGTCGAAGCCGATGAGGCGACCTACAACCTGCACATCATTGTTCGCTTCGAGCTCGAGCAAGCACTCCTCAACGGCGATCTCGTGGTGAAGGATCTTCCCGGCGCCTGGCGGGAGAAATATCGCGAGTATCTGGGCATCGAGCCGGCGACTGATGCAGAAGGTTGCTTGCAGGATGTCCATTGGTCGGCGGGGCTGTTCGGTTACTTCCCCACGTACTCGCTCGGCAACTTGTACGCTGCGCAGTTCTTTGAACAAGCCGATGCTGATCTCGGCGGCTTGAACGACTTGATGCGCCGCGGCGAATTCCTGCGACTGAAGGCCTGGCTGAACGAAAAAATCCACCGCCCGGGGCAATGCTACTCGGCAACGGAACTGGTGCAGCGCATCACCGGCAAGCCGCTGAGCAGCGACGCCCTGATGCGACATCTGAACAACAAGCTGTTGCCCTTGTACGGCCTGAAGGGCTAATTACGATCAAACCTCCGCTCGACTTCCCACCGCCCATTTCTCTCCACACAAGGATTCAGCCATGCTCGCCTCGCGCCGTTGGCTTGCCTTTGGTTCGTTGCTCTTGATCTGCCTGTTGACCGGCCCTGCCTTCGCCGGCAAGTACAACAAGGCGCTCAGCGTCGGCGATGCGGCGCCGGAGTTTAAAGGTCTCGAAGATGCCGACGGCAAGACCTACTCGCTCGCCGATTACAAAGACAAGGACGTTGTCGTGGTCGTTTTCTCCTGCAACACGTGTCCGACGGCCGTCGACTATGAGGATCGAATTATCGCGCTGACGACGAAGTTTGCGGACAAAGCAGCCGTCGTGATGATTAACTCCAACAAGGTCGAGGGAGACCTGTTGCCGCAACTCGGCGAAAAAGCGAAGGCCAAGAAGTTCAACTTCCCGTTCGTGCACGATGACGATGCCCAATCGACCGCGAAGGCTTACGGCGCGACGTTCACGCCGGAGTTTTTTGTGCTGAACAAAGAGCGGAAGGTCGTCTACATGGGTGCCTTCGATGACAAGACGAAAGCGGGAGAAGTAACTGCGCACTACGTCGCCGACGGAATCGCCGCGGCGCTCGCAGGCAAAGAGCCAGCGGTGACCGAAACCGTCGCTCGCGGCTGCACGGTCCGTTACGTGCGTCAACGCACCAAAAATAGTAAGTAGAAAAATAACCAAACATGAATCTCCGCCATCTTTACGCCGGCCTGGCCATCCATCTCGCTTTCATCGCCGCTGCAATTGCGCAGCGTGACTTGAAAAACATTCCCGATCCCGATCCGGAAGAAGAGCGTAAGACTTTCGTTGTGCCGGAAGGTTTTGAAGTCAGCCTGTACGCTGCCGATCCGTTGCTGGCCAAGCCGATTCAGATGAACTTCGACGCGCAGGGCCGGTTATGGATCGCCTCGAGCGAGGTCTATCCGCAGATCAAGCCCGGCCAAAAAGCCGTCGATAAGATTCTGGTCATCGAAGACAAGGATAAGAACGGCGTCGCCGAAACGACGACTGTTTTCGCCGATGGCTTGCTGATTCCAACGGGTGTGATTCCCGACGATCGTGGCGGTTGCTACGTCGCCAACAGTACCGAGTTGGTGCATTTTGCCGATACCGACGGCGATTTGAAGCAGGACAAACGCACCGTCATTCTCACCGGCTTCGGCACCGAAGACACGCATCATCTGCTGCACACGCTGCGGTGGGGCGTCGACGGTTGCCTCTACATGAATCAGTCGATTTATATCCACTCGCACATTGAAACGCCGTATGGCGTGAAGCGACTCAACGGCGGCGGCATCTGGCGGTTTCGACCCGAAACGCTCGAGCTCGAGGTGCTGGCCTACGGCTTCGTGAACGCCTGGGGCCATCATCAAGATCGCTGGGGTCAGTCCTTCGCCACTGACGGCGCTTACGGCGAAGGGATCAACTACGTCTTCCCCGGCTCGGTATTTGTTTCGGCTCCGAACGCGAAGCGGATCATGACCGGTTTGAATCCCGGTCAGCCGAAGGAGTGCGGCCTCGAGATCATCGGCGGTCGTCATCTGCCGCCAGAGTGGGACGGCTCGATGATCACGAACGACTTTCGTGCCCATCGCGTCTGCCGTTTCACCGTCACCGAGGACGGCAGCGGTTATGCATCGAAGCAAGAAATGGACTTGATCAAAACGCCGCACGTCGCGTTCAGGCCCATTGATGTGAAGATGGGCCCCGACGGCTGCGTTTACGTCGCCGATTGGTACAACCCAATCATTCAGCACGGCGAAGTCGACTTTCGCGATGAGCGCCGCGATCACACGCATGGCCGCATTTGGCGCGTGAAAGCGAAAGGTCGGCAGCTACTCCGAACCGAAACCGCGGCCGATACTTCGACCGAAAAACTGCTTGATCAACTCCGCACGCCGGAGGAATGGGTTCGCCAGCATGCCAAGAACATGCTGAAGAACCGCCATTGGTCCGGTACGAGTGTCGCGGAAGCACTCGCAAAATGGGTCGCAGCGATTCCAGCCACCGCGACCAACCGCGACGCCCTGCGGCTCGAATCGCTCTGGGTTTATGAATCGATCGATAAGGTGGAGCCCAAGCTGCTCGGTGAGTTGCTGCAATCGAGCGATCATCGCGTGCGGGCAGCTGCCGTACGGACCGCCGTTCATTGGCAGAAGAAACTTCCTGCCGGTGAACTGCTGCAGATCGCGTCGCAGGCCTGCAGTGATGAAAATCCGCGAGTTCGCCTCGAAGGCATCCGCGCTGCCGCCGAAGTGCCTGACTCGCGCGCTGCCGAAGCGGCGCTAGGTGCGCTCAATCGACCAATGGATCGCTTTCTCGACTTTGCACTGTGGACGACGATGCGCGATCTGAGCGAAGTCTGGTTACCGGCGCTTAAGGAAGGAAATTTCAACGTCGGCGATGTCAACCAGCTCACGTTCGCGTTGAAGGCAGCTGATTCGCCGGAAGTCGTCGCGCCTCTGTTGACGTTGATCAAACAAGGCAAGATTCCTGCCGATCGCGTCGAAGGCGTGCTCACGCTTGTGGCTAGCATGGGTGGGCCGAAAGAGCTTGGTGCGGTGTTTGAACTGATTGTCGCGGGCGACGGTTCCCTTGCCGATGCCAAGAAGGCCGCACTGCTCGATGCCCTGCGCGATACGACGCGGCTACGCAAGATTCAGCCTGCCGGTGATCTTGCTCGCGTGATTTCGTTGCTGCAATCGCCAGACGAAAAATTGCGCGCCGCAGCCCTGCGAGCAGCCGGTCAGTGGAAGCTCGCCGCAGCTACAGCAGCCATCGCTGCTCATGCCGAAGCCGACAATCAACCCGCGGCTGTTCGCCAGGCAGCCATCGAAGCACTTGCGCTTGCTGGCAATTCGAATCAGCAACTCCTCGCTGCCCTGGCTGGCAAGGGGCGTCCGCTGGCCGATCGTCAGCAGGCGATTGCCGCACTCGCGTCGCTCGACGTGAAGGCCACGGCGGACAGCGCGGTCGTGCTTTTGGCAGAAGCGCCGGCCGGCCTCGATCCAGTTGCCGCGTTGCAACCTTTGCTCGCTCGCAAGGAGGGAACGGCTGCGCTCACGACAGCGCTCGCCGAGCAAAAAATCTCCGCCGATGTTGCCAAGCTCGTCATTCGCGCAGCGCAAAGTGCTCCGCAGCCATCGCTGGAACTAATTGCCAGCGTGCAAAAGGCCGGCGGCCTCGATGCGGCTGGCTGGAAACTCACGCCGGCGTTTTCTGCCGAGCTCGTGACGCTTGCCCGTGAACAAGGGAACGCGCAGCGCGGAGAAGCCATCTATCGTTCGGCGCAGCTGCAATGCCTCAAGTGCCACGCCATCGCTGGCGCTGGCGGCGTTGTCGGTCCAGATCTGGTGAGCATCGGCGCGAGTGCTCAGCCCGACTACATTCTCGAGTCGCTGATTACGCCGGCCGCTAAGGTGAAGGAAGGCTATCACGCGAAACTGGTGCTCGAAGCGAGCGGCCAGGTTTACACCGGCCTTGTCGTCCGCGACAGCAAGGATGAACTGGTGCTGCGAACGGCAGAAGACAAGCTGATCACGCTCGCCAAGAGCGACATCGAAGGAATCAAGGACAGCCGATCGCTCATGCCCGATGGCGCGGTCGACTCGCTCACCAAGACCGAGCTCACCGATCTGGTCCGCTTCCTTTCCGAGCTTGGCAAGGTCGGCGGAGAGTTCACCGTCGGTCAGCAGCGCGTCGTGCGCCGCTGGCAGGTGCTGGAAAATTCCCCAGCTGCTCAGCAAAAGCTGAGTCGCACGCTCGACGCCGCGGCCAGCGACGATGCGGCGTTCACCTGGCAGAGCGCTTACAGTCGAGTCGCCGGCGAGTTGCCGCTCGATAACCTGCCGATTCTCAAAACCGAGGCAAAGATCGCCCGGCCGACGTTACTGCGGGCCCAGCTGGAAGTGAGCACCGCGGGCAAAGTGGCTTGGCAGCTCGAAGATGCGAAGGGTGTGCAAGTTTGGGTCGACGGCAAATCGCAAGCAATCGCCGACGGCAAATTTGCGCTCGACCTGAAGACCGGCCTGCACACGATCACACTCGCCGTCGATCGTGATACCCATCAATCGCCGGTTAAGTTGTCGCTAGTAGAAGGTGCTGCGTCGACGGCGAAGGTACAATTGGTAGGTGGGAAATAGCGGCGAGGGATGCGGGCCGGCAGTCGGGGAAAAATCATGAGTTCGTTCGAACAAGCTCAACCTGCTTCACGTCCTGCTCACGTTACCGCGGAGAGCACGCAGCGCGATGTGCGTAGCTCCGAGCCGCGCCGTGCTATCGGCGGCGGGCCGACGTGGTCGATTTCGACGAAGGAACTCATTGGCCTGTGCCAGCGCGTGGGCCAATCGCTGAAGGCGGGCGTCGAGATTCGTCGCGTCTGGCAGCAGGAAAGTACGCGGGGCAACGCCACACATCGGCAGCATATCGACTCCATTTTTCGGCACGTCGCAGCCGGCGGCACGGTGGCCGATGCGATGCGAGCTTGCGGTGGGTTCTTTCCGCGGCTCACTTGCCAGATGGTCGAGATCGGCGAGAAGACCGGCCAACTCGACGAAGTTCTGCTGAAACTGGCGAAGTACTACGAGCAGCAAGAGGCGATGAAGCGGTCGTTTTATCTCGGCATCGCCTGGCCGATGCTGCAGCTCGGCGCCGCTACCATAATTATCGCCGCCGTGATCTGGATCAGTGGGATGATTGGCAGCTTCATGGGAACGGGCCAAGGGGTCGATATTCTCGGCTTGGGTCTGACCGGCGGTTGGGGCGCGATTTTGTTTTTACTTTCGGTCGCGACGGTGGTCGGCGGTGTAGTGCTGGCGATCAACGCACTGTTGCGAGGTTGGTTCGGCGGTGGACCGTTGCGCATGGCGATGCGGTTGCCGGTGCTCGGCACTTGCTTGGAATCGTTCGCGCTCTCGCGCTTGACGTGGTCGTTTGCCCTGGGACTCGAAAGCGGGATGGACGCTCGGCGCGTCGTCGAACTCGCGCTGAGTGCGACGCAGAACGCACACTACGAGCAGCATACGGCGGAGATTGTCAGCGGCATTTCGCACGGGCAAACCTTTCACGATTCGTTTGCGCAGTCGAACGCGTTTCCTTCCGACTTTTTGTTCGCGCTCGAAACGGCTGAGATTGCCGGCGCGACGAGCGAGTCGCTGTTGCGGCTCGCGAAGCAGTATGAAGAGAAAGCCCACGAAGCCATGCGCTACGTGACGATGGCTTGCACGGCAGCGACCTTTGCGCTGGTCGCGCTCATCATCATCATGGCCATCGGACGGTTGGCGATGTTCGTCTTTCAGCCGTACCGTGATGCGATGGATATGATCAACAACGGCGTGTGATCGGCCGAGTTATTTCTTTGTTTCGGCTTTGCCCTTTTGGCCGAACTCGGCGCGGGCGGCAGTCTTTTCTTCTTCGCTCAATTTGCCGTCGCCATCGCGATCGAACCGCTTGAGGAGCAGTTCTTCGCGCTTGCTCAGTTTTGGAGCAGCGGGCGGGGCCGGCGGTGGCGGTGCGGCAGAGCCCGGACCGGTTTGTGTACCGCCGTTGCCGCGGCCGACCATGTTTGGTTGGCCAGGAGTGCGGATGCCGTGCTCTTGCATCGCGCGAGTTGCGGCGATTTGTTCTTGAGCATTCAGCCGGCCGTCGCCATCGCGATCAAAGCGTCGCATAATTTCAGCACGGGCGGCCGCTTGGGCAGCTGCGGCCTGACCGTTGTTCACGGGCTGGCCGAATTGACCATTCGGCACCTGGCCGGGCTGCGGATTGGCGGGCAAGTTCGGCAGCTGCGGATTGGGTTGTGGATTCTGCGCGCCAGCCACCGAGACCAACATGCCGCAAACCAGAACGAAACCAAAGGCAATCTTCATAGCCAACCTCCGCACCGCTCAAACAATGTTCGCCGAGAGCCGGAGCCCTCGTGTTCAATTCTCGAAACATCTTTCGATCGTAATTCGGCCGCGGCAGAAAGCGAGCATTTTCCCGCCCGCCGATGCGCTAGTTGCTGCAACCCGCACAAACGGAAGCTTGGCCTCACGGGAATTGCGTTACATCACTTCCCGCCGTGCTGCGAGCACGTGCGTGATGACCGAGCTCATCCGGCCTTCATCGGCGAAGGGAGAGAGGACGTAGGATTTGAGCGCAGAGATCGGTTCGCCGCAGTCCGCCGTGCGGCAGTGGTCGGTATAGCCGAGGGCGACGCCGCGGCCAGCCATGGCTTCGGCGTGGACGCGTTCGAAGATGCGGCGGTTGAGGTCGTTGTTCTTTTTCAACTGCTCGCGGAATGATGGATCGTGCTGTTCGCGGTGCTTCACGGCGAAGGTATCGGTCCCTTGTGGATAAGCCCGGAAGAGCGTGACCGGGCCGTGGTTCTGATCGTTCATCACCGACAGTTCGGGGCGAGCGCCGATCTGCTCGCGCAGCAATTCGGCCATCTCTACCGCATGGCCGATCAGCGTTTGAAATCCCTCGCGACCGAGCAGCAGCAGATTGGCGAGAGCAGCGAGCACACCGGTTGCGCTGCGTGACGTTTCGAGCGAGAAGAGTCCCGGATGATATTCGCCGGTGTGAAAGAGGTATGGCGTGGTCGAACGCTGCCGCACGATTTGACTGAAGTCTTCGCGATCGCGCAACATGAACAGCGACGAGATGTACGGCGCGAAACCTGTTTTGTGAAAATCAATGCCGATGGAATCGGCCAGGTGCAAGTGCTGCATTGCGTTCTGCGTGCCAGCGAGCGCCCGCAGCGTGCGGCCGCGAAAGCCGAGCGGATTGGCCGCGAAATCGTAACCGTTGAAAACCGACCAGGCCCAGCCGATCACGGCGTCGGCGTGAATGTGCGGACGATAGTCGAGCTTGAGTTCAGCGACGAGTCGTTCGCGCAGCGCATGTACTCCGGCAAGATCGTCAACGCCGAAGGCATCGGTGGTTCCCATCGTGGCGACGATGGCGGCGATTCGTTCGCCGGCAGCATGGGCAGTTCGGCAGGCTTGTTCCAAGGCAACCAGATCGATGCCGTTGTCGTCGCGCGCGGCCACTTTGCGCACGCTCTGCTGACCAAGGCCGAGCCAGCCCGCGGCTGTCGCGCAGGCGTAGTGACTCTGCCGCGAGCAGAGAATGATGGCGGGTTGCTTCAGCCCTTGTTCGAAAACATCGGGCACGGCTTTTTCAAGGCCGATCTTCACGCCGTACAGCAGCGTGCCGGTGCCGCCGAAGGTGAACAGACCGCCGGCCCGCTGCGGGTCAAAGCCGACCAGATCGGCGATCATCGCGGCCACGCGAACCTCGGCTTCGGAGCAACCGAGATTGGCTTCGTCGCTGCACAGGTTGGGGTTGTACATCGACGGCAGAACGACGCCGACAATGCTCGCGATCGAGGGAGTCGCGACAACATTTACCTGGCTGCGAGGATGGCCGAAGATCAACTGGCCGTCGAGACAGTGGACTAGTTCGCTGATGACTTCTTCCAGCGGCCGAGCGCCCGAGGCAAGCTTTTCGGTCGCCGCCACGTCATAAGCGGCCGGGCGGGGTGTGCCGAGAATTGGGGCCTGGCTCTTCAGCGCGTCGACTCGGTCGAGGGCTTTGAGAAGGGAGAAAACGACATAGCCGTCGTGCACCGGATTCGAAACCGGCGTGGGAAAGGCTTGCCGCAGTTGCTCGAGGAGCTCTTGGTAGCGCGACATGAAAGAATTATACGCCGGAACTCACTCGTGGGAGTTCCGGCTTTTTTTGCCGACTGATTCGCTGTGTAGTCACCACACTCTGCGTGGTGAGAACGCCACACGGAGTGTGGCGACGGCACTTATCGGCGAGGAGGCCGACGGCCGCGATTGCCGCCGCCGCGATGTTCGGGGCGTTCGGAACGCATGCTCATGTTGCCTTCGATGAGGACGCCGACCGTTTCATTCCAGGTCGGAATCTTCTTGTGGGCATTCCCTTCGCCACCCTCTTCGTCGAGTTCGGCTTGGAGCATTTCATCGACTTCGTCGTCCTCGGGGTTCACCGAGCGGCGCGGTTCGCGCTGCGGGCGACGCGACGAGGAAGGCGCGGGACGCTCCTCGACAAATCCGCCTTCAAAGTCTTCCTCGAGATCCGAATCGTCGGCATCGCGGGCAGGTGCATTGCGATCGGCGCCGCGTGCTGGCGGAGCGGAGCGAGCAGCTTCGGCACCTTCCTCACGACGACCGCCTCGGCCGCGGCCACGACGACGGCGACGACGCGGGCCGCGATCCTCGCCATCTTCGCTGTCGCCAGGAGCGCGACGCGCGGGGCGATCTTCGCCGCGCGGCTCGTCGTGGTGCTCGCTGTCGCCATGTTCGTCATCAACGGGCGCCACTTCGGCGAACTCATCGTCGACGAAGGGTTCTTCGTAAGAGTCGGCCGGAGCATCGTGTTCGGCGGCACGAGGCGCGTGTTCGCTGCGGGCACCTTCTTCGTCGCGGTGACCACCGCGACGACGGCGACGACGACGGCGGCGAGGTTCGCCACCTTCTTCGTCGGCAGGCCGGTCAAAACCGAGGCGTTCTTCGCCGGCCGGGGCTTCGTCACCCAGCTCTTCGCGCGAGGGAATGAAATCATCCTCAAAATGTTCGGCGGCTGGTTCGGCGTGGGTATCGGCTGCCCAGCTTTCGTTCACCCCATCGCCAAAACCACGGCGGGGAGCGCTTTCGCGCGGTTGATTTTCACGCGAGGGGCTTTCGCGGCGCGGACGGCGGTCGTTTTCTTCACGGCGT contains:
- a CDS encoding type II secretion system F family protein produces the protein MSSFEQAQPASRPAHVTAESTQRDVRSSEPRRAIGGGPTWSISTKELIGLCQRVGQSLKAGVEIRRVWQQESTRGNATHRQHIDSIFRHVAAGGTVADAMRACGGFFPRLTCQMVEIGEKTGQLDEVLLKLAKYYEQQEAMKRSFYLGIAWPMLQLGAATIIIAAVIWISGMIGSFMGTGQGVDILGLGLTGGWGAILFLLSVATVVGGVVLAINALLRGWFGGGPLRMAMRLPVLGTCLESFALSRLTWSFALGLESGMDARRVVELALSATQNAHYEQHTAEIVSGISHGQTFHDSFAQSNAFPSDFLFALETAEIAGATSESLLRLAKQYEEKAHEAMRYVTMACTAATFALVALIIIMAIGRLAMFVFQPYRDAMDMINNGV
- a CDS encoding PVC-type heme-binding CxxCH protein, with amino-acid sequence MNLRHLYAGLAIHLAFIAAAIAQRDLKNIPDPDPEEERKTFVVPEGFEVSLYAADPLLAKPIQMNFDAQGRLWIASSEVYPQIKPGQKAVDKILVIEDKDKNGVAETTTVFADGLLIPTGVIPDDRGGCYVANSTELVHFADTDGDLKQDKRTVILTGFGTEDTHHLLHTLRWGVDGCLYMNQSIYIHSHIETPYGVKRLNGGGIWRFRPETLELEVLAYGFVNAWGHHQDRWGQSFATDGAYGEGINYVFPGSVFVSAPNAKRIMTGLNPGQPKECGLEIIGGRHLPPEWDGSMITNDFRAHRVCRFTVTEDGSGYASKQEMDLIKTPHVAFRPIDVKMGPDGCVYVADWYNPIIQHGEVDFRDERRDHTHGRIWRVKAKGRQLLRTETAADTSTEKLLDQLRTPEEWVRQHAKNMLKNRHWSGTSVAEALAKWVAAIPATATNRDALRLESLWVYESIDKVEPKLLGELLQSSDHRVRAAAVRTAVHWQKKLPAGELLQIASQACSDENPRVRLEGIRAAAEVPDSRAAEAALGALNRPMDRFLDFALWTTMRDLSEVWLPALKEGNFNVGDVNQLTFALKAADSPEVVAPLLTLIKQGKIPADRVEGVLTLVASMGGPKELGAVFELIVAGDGSLADAKKAALLDALRDTTRLRKIQPAGDLARVISLLQSPDEKLRAAALRAAGQWKLAAATAAIAAHAEADNQPAAVRQAAIEALALAGNSNQQLLAALAGKGRPLADRQQAIAALASLDVKATADSAVVLLAEAPAGLDPVAALQPLLARKEGTAALTTALAEQKISADVAKLVIRAAQSAPQPSLELIASVQKAGGLDAAGWKLTPAFSAELVTLAREQGNAQRGEAIYRSAQLQCLKCHAIAGAGGVVGPDLVSIGASAQPDYILESLITPAAKVKEGYHAKLVLEASGQVYTGLVVRDSKDELVLRTAEDKLITLAKSDIEGIKDSRSLMPDGAVDSLTKTELTDLVRFLSELGKVGGEFTVGQQRVVRRWQVLENSPAAQQKLSRTLDAAASDDAAFTWQSAYSRVAGELPLDNLPILKTEAKIARPTLLRAQLEVSTAGKVAWQLEDAKGVQVWVDGKSQAIADGKFALDLKTGLHTITLAVDRDTHQSPVKLSLVEGAASTAKVQLVGGK
- a CDS encoding redoxin family protein codes for the protein MLASRRWLAFGSLLLICLLTGPAFAGKYNKALSVGDAAPEFKGLEDADGKTYSLADYKDKDVVVVVFSCNTCPTAVDYEDRIIALTTKFADKAAVVMINSNKVEGDLLPQLGEKAKAKKFNFPFVHDDDAQSTAKAYGATFTPEFFVLNKERKVVYMGAFDDKTKAGEVTAHYVADGIAAALAGKEPAVTETVARGCTVRYVRQRTKNSK
- a CDS encoding pyridoxal phosphate-dependent decarboxylase family protein, with product MSRYQELLEQLRQAFPTPVSNPVHDGYVVFSLLKALDRVDALKSQAPILGTPRPAAYDVAATEKLASGARPLEEVISELVHCLDGQLIFGHPRSQVNVVATPSIASIVGVVLPSMYNPNLCSDEANLGCSEAEVRVAAMIADLVGFDPQRAGGLFTFGGTGTLLYGVKIGLEKAVPDVFEQGLKQPAIILCSRQSHYACATAAGWLGLGQQSVRKVAARDDNGIDLVALEQACRTAHAAGERIAAIVATMGTTDAFGVDDLAGVHALRERLVAELKLDYRPHIHADAVIGWAWSVFNGYDFAANPLGFRGRTLRALAGTQNAMQHLHLADSIGIDFHKTGFAPYISSLFMLRDREDFSQIVRQRSTTPYLFHTGEYHPGLFSLETSRSATGVLAALANLLLLGREGFQTLIGHAVEMAELLREQIGARPELSVMNDQNHGPVTLFRAYPQGTDTFAVKHREQHDPSFREQLKKNNDLNRRIFERVHAEAMAGRGVALGYTDHCRTADCGEPISALKSYVLSPFADEGRMSSVITHVLAARREVM
- a CDS encoding EF-hand domain-containing protein, which codes for MKIAFGFVLVCGMLVSVAGAQNPQPNPQLPNLPANPQPGQVPNGQFGQPVNNGQAAAAQAAARAEIMRRFDRDGDGRLNAQEQIAATRAMQEHGIRTPGQPNMVGRGNGGTQTGPGSAAPPPPAPPAAPKLSKREELLLKRFDRDGDGKLSEEEKTAARAEFGQKGKAETKK
- a CDS encoding carboxypeptidase M32, producing the protein MTASYNELCFLAREGALIESIDAVIGWDERTYMPEAAGEYRAEQRTYLSGLAHQKRTQPRWGELLNELATSDLAKDTHSDTGTNIRQMKREYDKRCKLPQKLVEELTRTAALGEQAWVRARQANDFAQFEPHLTKMVDLKRQQAAALGYADVPYDALLDDYEPAAKTKEVAAVLGKLREQLVPLVHGIMESGRRAPLEIIQRKYPQPAQAAFGRMAATAIGFDFNRGRLDVTHHPFCTELGPNDCRILTRYDENFFNGAFFGTLHEAGHGIYDQGLRTEHFGTPAGQYVSLGIHESQSRMWENLVARSEAFWQHFFPQWQQQFPEAASGVTPAQLFAAVNHVQPSLIRVEADEATYNLHIIVRFELEQALLNGDLVVKDLPGAWREKYREYLGIEPATDAEGCLQDVHWSAGLFGYFPTYSLGNLYAAQFFEQADADLGGLNDLMRRGEFLRLKAWLNEKIHRPGQCYSATELVQRITGKPLSSDALMRHLNNKLLPLYGLKG